The Mucilaginibacter yixingensis genome window below encodes:
- a CDS encoding TonB-dependent receptor, whose translation MKRLFLLILIFCSFLTAKAQLGGGPSITGKISGTVVDSLSKKPLDYATVSIFRTRGKAPITGVLTDEKGGFKLNNIAPGNYKIVISYIGYPSKTIDPVTTTLSKPDHNMGSVILAPSAKTLSQVNIVGQQSVIETKIDKIVYNVEKDLTAVGGNASDVLRKVPLVAVDINGNVSLRGDQNVKVLINGKPSGAMSNNLADVLKSFPADQIKNIEVITAPSAKYDAEGSAGIINIVTKSKNISGVSGGISGGFGTRQNNGNANLSIKQNRLSVSGNFGGNFTWPQVTPTTFFNHNDSTLTTNTQKSTSTIKRYAYTGAGSLSYDFNNYNSITSNIRFNQGGFRTDGNGNTVIASPDKKTTAIDSILYATTSNTHTVFGGFDWDAGYTHKFKKEGHELSIDGQWSHSTTTVDYGTFYQGQVPGANQTANNSGVNNEYTAQLDYSLPVSKNVKLEAGGKSIFRVITSTSDFFTQNGAGNPFVYSPTLSNGYDYNQDVYAGYTVFTFTLPKSFTLQTGARVENTQIDGKPGANSTGQTPFSSSYTTFVPSFAISKTINNTQTFKLSYSKRIQRPSLQYLNPFLNQTNILSQSRGNPQLSPEVSQTVELNYNTFIKSSVINASIYYRHTSSIIESLLTPIDIHSTTDTTVLHGTLTNYANVGSNNSWGASFFGSVNPVKILTIRASINAFTYSPSASGAYQAQQSSNGTYIMYNIFGSGSLTLPKDIALETFAILNSPRRTIQGSNPSFGFIGFGVRKQLMNKRASIGFNTLSPFKNTIDFNQDIVGKNFTQSSHTAFPFRSFGLTFSYNFGKISVKPDNPMQQQNKGLNDDLKQGDQGGQGGGR comes from the coding sequence ATGAAACGTTTATTTTTACTTATCTTAATATTCTGTTCCTTCTTAACGGCCAAAGCGCAGTTAGGCGGCGGCCCTAGCATCACCGGCAAAATTTCCGGTACGGTGGTAGATTCGCTCTCAAAAAAACCGCTTGACTATGCCACTGTCAGCATTTTCCGTACCAGAGGCAAGGCACCTATAACTGGTGTACTGACTGATGAAAAGGGCGGCTTCAAACTCAACAACATAGCTCCGGGCAACTATAAAATAGTGATCTCCTATATCGGTTATCCTTCAAAAACTATCGATCCGGTTACTACTACCCTTTCTAAGCCAGACCATAATATGGGCAGCGTTATTTTGGCGCCAAGTGCAAAAACATTGAGCCAGGTAAACATTGTTGGTCAGCAATCGGTAATTGAAACCAAGATTGACAAGATTGTTTACAACGTTGAAAAGGACCTGACTGCCGTAGGCGGCAACGCCAGCGATGTGTTGCGCAAAGTACCACTGGTAGCGGTAGATATTAACGGCAACGTATCATTACGCGGTGACCAGAACGTGAAAGTATTGATCAATGGCAAGCCATCAGGCGCCATGTCAAACAACCTGGCTGATGTACTGAAATCTTTCCCGGCAGATCAGATCAAAAACATCGAGGTGATTACTGCCCCATCGGCCAAGTATGATGCCGAGGGTTCTGCCGGTATCATCAACATCGTTACCAAAAGCAAAAATATTTCAGGCGTGAGCGGTGGCATTAGCGGTGGTTTTGGTACACGCCAAAATAACGGCAATGCCAACCTGAGCATCAAGCAAAATCGTTTGTCGGTTAGCGGTAACTTTGGCGGTAACTTTACGTGGCCACAGGTAACGCCAACCACGTTTTTTAATCACAACGATTCAACACTCACCACTAACACGCAAAAATCTACCAGCACAATTAAGCGTTATGCTTACACAGGCGCTGGCTCATTAAGTTACGATTTTAACAACTATAACAGCATTACCTCAAACATCAGGTTTAACCAGGGCGGTTTTAGAACTGATGGGAACGGCAATACCGTAATTGCATCGCCAGATAAAAAAACCACTGCTATTGATAGCATACTGTATGCAACTACCAGCAATACGCATACTGTATTTGGCGGTTTTGACTGGGATGCCGGCTATACCCACAAGTTTAAAAAAGAAGGCCATGAGCTAAGCATTGATGGCCAGTGGAGCCACAGCACAACCACGGTAGACTATGGTACATTTTACCAGGGGCAAGTACCAGGCGCAAACCAAACGGCAAATAACAGCGGCGTTAATAACGAGTATACCGCGCAACTTGACTACTCATTGCCTGTAAGCAAAAATGTAAAACTGGAAGCCGGCGGTAAATCAATCTTCCGTGTTATCACCAGTACATCTGATTTTTTTACCCAGAACGGAGCAGGTAATCCTTTTGTTTATAGCCCAACCCTATCTAACGGTTATGATTACAATCAGGATGTTTATGCCGGCTATACCGTATTCACTTTCACGCTGCCTAAAAGCTTTACCCTGCAAACCGGTGCACGCGTAGAAAACACACAGATTGATGGTAAACCGGGTGCTAACTCAACCGGACAAACTCCTTTTAGCAGCAGCTACACCACCTTTGTGCCAAGTTTTGCTATTTCTAAAACCATTAACAATACGCAAACCTTTAAACTGAGCTATAGCAAGCGTATACAACGCCCAAGCTTGCAGTACCTGAATCCGTTCCTTAATCAAACAAACATCTTAAGTCAGAGCCGGGGTAACCCGCAACTATCTCCAGAAGTTTCACAAACGGTGGAGTTGAACTATAACACGTTTATTAAGTCGTCGGTTATCAACGCCTCCATCTATTACAGGCATACATCAAGCATAATAGAGAGCTTGTTAACCCCAATAGATATACACAGTACAACAGATACAACCGTACTGCACGGCACCTTGACCAACTACGCCAACGTAGGCAGTAATAACTCATGGGGTGCCAGCTTCTTTGGTTCGGTAAACCCAGTGAAGATCCTGACCATCAGGGCCAGCATAAACGCCTTTACTTATAGCCCAAGCGCCAGCGGCGCGTACCAGGCGCAACAGTCTAGCAACGGTACCTATATCATGTACAACATTTTTGGTAGCGGCTCATTAACCCTGCCTAAGGATATCGCTCTGGAAACATTTGCTATTCTTAACTCGCCACGCCGTACCATTCAGGGCAGCAACCCATCATTTGGTTTTATTGGCTTTGGCGTTCGTAAACAGCTGATGAACAAACGCGCTTCAATAGGTTTCAACACCCTGTCGCCGTTTAAAAACACCATCGACTTTAACCAGGATATTGTTGGCAAGAACTTCACCCAAAGCAGCCACACTGCGTTTCCGTTCCGCTCATTCGGCTTAACGTTTAGCTACAACTTCGGTAAGATCAGCGTTAAACCCGATAACCCGATGCAGCAACAGAACAAAGGCCTGAATGACGACTTGAAACAAGGCGATCAGGGCGGACAAGGCGGCGGTCGCTAA
- a CDS encoding DNA mismatch repair protein MutS, with amino-acid sequence MENPIITNYNRQAEEARAEAAKFSRLINVYSFMRLGVFLLFAMSIYIALKWGGMGMLMSLAFILLLVFVWLMSRQSYFEEQRSYFNALATVNQNEVDSISNRKNLYDDGRQFADDKHPYTADLDIFGPYSLFQLTNRAATRPGLNRLADWFSAPSDREEITSRQQALKELATRNDWKLDFQARLLFAREISDGQMKGLMAYLATPLKIPAERFLSTYIRLAPILLTGAIVAACFVPLMVPVAVLIALFHFALNMYYGSYVTKADFVAGKLGQVLQQYAVLFKKVETANWASGECSRLSKQLADHQTSAKIRELGILVNRLSYSLIMIVGFVLNLFFLWALKQMLAIENWKRNNKESISTAFDLLGEFEALLSLAGLHINYPDWCFAQIAEGNGYTYRTKALAHPLIKETQRVSNDFDLNDAYRIDIITGSNMAGKSTFLRTIGINAVLALCGAPACAQELKLSVIRVVTYMRIKDSLNESTSTFKAELDRLQMLLGAVEQQNKVYFLIDEMLRGTNSVDKYLGSKAVIEQLIRKKGVGLVATHDLQLSELEKTYPDYVRNFYFDIQVTGDEMLFDYKIKQGACKTFNASLLLRRIGIEALG; translated from the coding sequence ATGGAAAATCCCATCATCACCAATTATAACCGACAGGCCGAGGAGGCCCGTGCCGAGGCTGCTAAATTCTCCAGACTTATTAATGTCTATTCGTTTATGCGATTGGGCGTTTTTTTGCTGTTTGCAATGTCGATATATATCGCGTTGAAGTGGGGCGGGATGGGTATGCTGATGTCGCTGGCCTTTATCCTGCTGTTGGTTTTTGTATGGCTCATGTCTCGCCAGAGTTATTTTGAAGAGCAACGCAGCTATTTTAATGCTTTGGCTACGGTTAATCAGAACGAGGTTGACAGCATCAGCAACCGCAAAAATTTATATGATGATGGTCGGCAGTTTGCTGATGATAAGCATCCATACACGGCAGATCTGGATATTTTCGGACCATATTCGCTCTTTCAACTGACTAACCGCGCGGCCACACGCCCGGGATTGAACAGATTGGCCGATTGGTTTTCGGCACCATCTGATCGGGAAGAAATTACCAGCCGGCAGCAGGCGTTGAAAGAGTTGGCTACCCGTAACGATTGGAAACTCGATTTTCAGGCCCGGCTACTGTTTGCCCGCGAGATTAGCGACGGACAGATGAAAGGCTTGATGGCCTACCTGGCCACCCCGCTCAAAATACCTGCTGAGCGTTTTTTGAGTACTTACATTCGTCTTGCTCCCATTCTGCTAACCGGTGCAATTGTAGCGGCATGTTTTGTGCCGTTGATGGTGCCGGTAGCTGTACTCATTGCCTTGTTCCATTTTGCACTCAACATGTACTATGGCAGTTACGTTACCAAGGCCGATTTTGTGGCCGGCAAACTGGGACAAGTGCTGCAGCAATATGCCGTGCTGTTTAAAAAAGTGGAGACGGCTAATTGGGCGTCGGGAGAGTGTAGCAGATTGTCTAAGCAGTTGGCAGATCATCAGACATCGGCTAAAATACGTGAGCTGGGCATTTTGGTAAACCGTTTGAGTTATAGCTTGATTATGATTGTGGGTTTTGTGCTCAACCTGTTTTTTCTGTGGGCGCTCAAACAGATGCTGGCCATTGAAAACTGGAAACGTAACAACAAAGAAAGTATTTCTACCGCATTTGATTTGTTAGGCGAGTTTGAAGCACTACTAAGCCTGGCTGGCTTGCACATCAATTACCCAGATTGGTGCTTTGCCCAAATTGCCGAAGGCAATGGTTATACTTATCGTACTAAGGCCCTCGCGCATCCGCTTATTAAAGAAACGCAGCGTGTAAGTAATGATTTTGATTTGAATGATGCGTATCGTATCGATATCATCACCGGCTCTAACATGGCCGGTAAAAGTACTTTTCTACGTACCATCGGTATCAATGCAGTGCTGGCCCTTTGCGGTGCGCCGGCCTGCGCGCAGGAGTTGAAGCTATCGGTTATTCGCGTGGTGACTTATATGCGTATCAAAGATTCGCTAAATGAAAGCACCTCCACCTTTAAAGCTGAACTTGATCGACTGCAAATGTTGCTGGGGGCGGTAGAGCAGCAGAATAAAGTTTATTTCCTGATAGACGAAATGTTGCGCGGTACCAATTCGGTAGATAAATACCTTGGCTCAAAAGCTGTTATTGAGCAGCTGATCCGAAAAAAAGGTGTGGGTCTTGTTGCAACACACGATCTGCAACTATCAGAATTGGAGAAGACTTATCCGGATTACGTTCGCAATTTCTATTTCGATATCCAGGTAACAGGCGACGAGATGTTGTTTGATTATAAGATTAAACAGGGAGCCTGCAAAACGTTCAATGCGTCGTTGTTGTTGCGGAGGATTGGGATTGAGGCGCTGGGGTAG
- the rlmH gene encoding 23S rRNA (pseudouridine(1915)-N(3))-methyltransferase RlmH has protein sequence MKITLLTVGKTEDAYIRDGIDKYVKRLKHYARFEIIDLPELKNTKALTQDQQKSKEAEMLLKKITNTDYVVLLDEKGLEFSSSQFATWLDKKAIGSTSSIIFIVGGPYGFDASVYARANDKLSLSRMTFSHQMVRLFFTEQLYRAFTILKGEPYHHE, from the coding sequence ATGAAGATCACCCTGCTTACCGTCGGCAAAACCGAAGATGCTTACATCCGCGACGGAATAGACAAATACGTAAAGCGACTGAAGCATTATGCCCGGTTTGAGATCATCGACCTGCCTGAACTTAAAAATACCAAAGCCCTCACCCAGGATCAACAGAAAAGTAAGGAGGCTGAAATGTTGTTGAAAAAAATCACCAATACAGATTACGTGGTGCTGCTGGATGAGAAAGGCTTGGAGTTCAGCTCATCTCAATTTGCCACCTGGCTGGATAAAAAGGCCATCGGCTCCACCAGCAGCATTATTTTTATAGTTGGCGGCCCCTACGGGTTTGATGCTTCGGTATATGCCCGGGCTAATGATAAGCTATCACTCTCCCGCATGACGTTCTCTCATCAAATGGTACGTCTGTTTTTTACTGAGCAGCTATACCGCGCCTTTACCATCCTGAAAGGCGAGCCTTATCACCACGAATGA
- a CDS encoding aspartyl/asparaginyl beta-hydroxylase domain-containing protein has protein sequence MHSIIPELYSGKFIFLYVLIISTVIVHYRGKVRYKFFRQFADHSTFMAPINVPMYALSGVENKPYINTGQFAELALLKANWETIRDEAIQLERAELIKGSDKYNDVGFNSFFRRGWKRFYLKWYGDYHSSAKKYCPKTIELLQGIPSIKAAMFAVLPAGSQLLQHRDPYAGSLRYHLGLITPNSDDCNIMVDGQMYSWRDGEDVLFDETYIHWAENKSDKDRLILFCDVERPVKTIFGRGWNKFFGWFIMASAASPNMGEDKTGNINKVFKYIYSIRLVGKKLKAYNLRLYYVVKYLLFALILWALFFRHLY, from the coding sequence ATGCATTCTATTATTCCTGAGCTTTACTCCGGTAAGTTCATCTTTTTGTATGTACTCATTATTTCAACCGTAATTGTGCACTATCGCGGTAAAGTACGCTACAAATTTTTCCGCCAGTTTGCAGATCACTCTACGTTTATGGCGCCCATCAATGTGCCAATGTATGCACTCTCTGGTGTGGAGAACAAGCCATATATTAATACCGGACAATTTGCAGAGCTGGCCCTACTGAAGGCTAACTGGGAAACTATTCGTGACGAAGCCATCCAATTGGAGCGTGCAGAACTGATAAAAGGCAGCGATAAGTATAACGATGTTGGTTTTAACTCTTTCTTCCGTCGTGGATGGAAACGTTTTTATTTAAAATGGTATGGCGATTACCATTCATCAGCAAAAAAATACTGCCCTAAAACTATTGAGCTTTTACAGGGCATTCCATCTATAAAAGCTGCCATGTTTGCGGTATTGCCTGCGGGCAGTCAACTGTTACAGCATCGCGATCCGTATGCGGGCTCATTGCGCTATCACCTGGGGCTAATCACACCTAACTCTGACGATTGCAACATTATGGTTGACGGCCAGATGTATTCATGGCGCGACGGTGAGGATGTACTGTTTGATGAAACCTACATCCACTGGGCCGAGAACAAGAGCGACAAAGACCGCCTGATCTTGTTCTGCGACGTAGAACGCCCGGTAAAAACCATCTTCGGTCGTGGCTGGAACAAGTTTTTCGGCTGGTTCATCATGGCCTCCGCTGCATCACCTAACATGGGCGAAGACAAAACCGGCAACATCAACAAAGTATTCAAATATATCTACTCCATCAGGCTGGTGGGTAAAAAGCTGAAAGCCTATAACCTGAGGCTGTATTATGTAGTGAAATACCTGCTGTTTGCTTTAATTCTGTGGGCGCTATTCTTCAGACATTTGTATTAG
- a CDS encoding cation diffusion facilitator family transporter: MAHDHDHSHAHHHHGHDHDHDHHHGLFHTHEAPRLDHLNSAFVWGIILNSIFVVVEGAAGFISHSLSLLTDAGHNLSDVASLALALLAFKLAKVSSNQKYTYGYKRSTIIVSFFNALILFVAVGLIGYEAVMRFFHPESVPGSTIAWVSFIGIAINGFTAWLFMKDKDKDLNVKGAYLHMAVDAIVSLGVVISGIVIYFTKWYWIDSAVSLAIVVIIVGGTWGLLKKSLRLEMDGVPDEMDLEKVKTELMKGKGVVEVHHVHIWALSTTENAMTAHLVISDEEMPNFTAIKHDLRHRLLHMNISHCTFEPELASEKCEQAEC; encoded by the coding sequence ATGGCGCACGACCACGATCATTCTCACGCACATCATCATCATGGACATGACCATGATCACGATCATCACCACGGCTTGTTTCACACCCATGAAGCGCCCCGGCTGGATCATCTGAATTCGGCTTTCGTTTGGGGCATCATCCTTAATTCCATCTTTGTGGTGGTTGAGGGCGCGGCCGGTTTTATCAGTCATTCGCTTTCATTATTGACCGATGCCGGGCACAACCTGAGCGATGTGGCCAGTCTGGCCCTGGCGCTGCTGGCTTTTAAGCTGGCCAAGGTAAGCTCCAACCAGAAATACACCTACGGGTATAAACGCTCTACTATTATTGTATCGTTTTTCAATGCGCTCATCCTTTTTGTGGCCGTTGGATTGATTGGTTACGAGGCTGTAATGCGTTTCTTTCATCCTGAAAGCGTGCCGGGCAGCACCATTGCCTGGGTATCTTTTATCGGCATTGCCATTAATGGTTTTACAGCGTGGCTGTTTATGAAAGACAAGGATAAAGACCTGAACGTTAAAGGAGCCTACCTGCACATGGCGGTTGATGCCATTGTATCGTTAGGGGTGGTTATCTCGGGCATTGTCATTTATTTCACCAAATGGTACTGGATTGACAGCGCCGTGAGTTTAGCCATTGTGGTGATTATCGTTGGCGGCACCTGGGGCCTGCTTAAAAAGAGCCTGCGTCTGGAAATGGACGGCGTGCCAGACGAGATGGATCTGGAGAAAGTGAAAACCGAATTAATGAAAGGCAAAGGCGTAGTAGAGGTGCACCATGTACACATCTGGGCACTCAGTACTACAGAAAACGCCATGACTGCCCACCTGGTTATTTCTGACGAGGAAATGCCCAACTTTACTGCTATTAAGCATGACTTGCGCCATCGCCTGCTGCATATGAACATCAGTCATTGCACCTTTGAACCGGAGCTGGCAAGTGAG